A single genomic interval of Malania oleifera isolate guangnan ecotype guangnan chromosome 11, ASM2987363v1, whole genome shotgun sequence harbors:
- the LOC131167972 gene encoding uncharacterized protein LOC131167972 isoform X1: MAMAARRARTIAASASSLPLIEKSAAEISFLFLIVGRGASTPRRASSSSSPSFSSPAQPSEKKITDRLSGVIDAVNDRKLPPELRGRRNFVRSETDIINVVEQRIWHSMEEGQFENLPGKGKPLDLSTNPHADPAEDTLYRILSKNKCAPEWVELNKEIWSKIAEWRLALKKAWGNRSEEDNSKWTECSEALKVQMRDINDKVSHQEPSLRMSFQFPFSIVCLFVCLKLQVGLKD; this comes from the exons ATGGCTATGGCCGCTCGCAGGGCGAGAACGATCGCTGCATCTGCATCATCGCTTCCCTTGATTGAGAAATCAGCGGCGGAAATCTCCTTCCTGTTTCTGATCGTGGGCCGTGGCGCCTCCACGCCGAGGCGAGCCTCTTCATCGTCGTCTCCATCGTTTTCTTCACCAGCGCAGCCCTCGGAGAAGAAGATAACGGACCGTCTCTCTGGTGTCATCGACGCCGTCAACGACCGCAAGCTCCCTCCCGAACTCCGTGGCCGACGCAACTTCGTCAG GTCAGAAACGGATATAATCAATGTTGTTGAGCAAAGAATATGGCATTCCATGGAAGAGGGCCAGTTTGAGAACTTACCTGGGAAGGGCAAACCCCTGGACCTTAGCACTAATCCTCACGCAGACCCAGCAGAAGACACCTTGTACAGAATTCTATCAAAGAATAAATGTGCCCCAGAGTGGGTTGAACTAAATAAAGAGATTTGGAGTAAAATTGCTGAGTGGCGGTTGGCATTGAAAAAGGCATGGGGTAATAGATCTGAGGAAGATAATTCCAAGTGGACTGAATGTTCCGAGGCATTGAAAGTGCAGATGCGTGACATCAATGATAAGGTCAGCCACCAAGAACCCTCTCTTAGAATGTCTTTTCAATTTCCCTTCtctattgtttgtttgtttgtttgtttgaagCTGCAAGTAGGTTTAAAGGACTGA
- the LOC131167972 gene encoding uncharacterized protein LOC131167972 isoform X2: protein MAMAARRARTIAASASSLPLIEKSAAEISFLFLIVGRGASTPRRASSSSSPSFSSPAQPSEKKITDRLSGVIDAVNDRKLPPELRGRRNFVRSETDIINVVEQRIWHSMEEGQFENLPGKGKPLDLSTNPHADPAEDTLYRILSKNKCAPEWVELNKEIWSKIAEWRLALKKAWGNRSEEDNSKWTECSEALKVQMRDINDKIFRYNLIVPFGRQMFGLKWEKELDRLNE, encoded by the exons ATGGCTATGGCCGCTCGCAGGGCGAGAACGATCGCTGCATCTGCATCATCGCTTCCCTTGATTGAGAAATCAGCGGCGGAAATCTCCTTCCTGTTTCTGATCGTGGGCCGTGGCGCCTCCACGCCGAGGCGAGCCTCTTCATCGTCGTCTCCATCGTTTTCTTCACCAGCGCAGCCCTCGGAGAAGAAGATAACGGACCGTCTCTCTGGTGTCATCGACGCCGTCAACGACCGCAAGCTCCCTCCCGAACTCCGTGGCCGACGCAACTTCGTCAG GTCAGAAACGGATATAATCAATGTTGTTGAGCAAAGAATATGGCATTCCATGGAAGAGGGCCAGTTTGAGAACTTACCTGGGAAGGGCAAACCCCTGGACCTTAGCACTAATCCTCACGCAGACCCAGCAGAAGACACCTTGTACAGAATTCTATCAAAGAATAAATGTGCCCCAGAGTGGGTTGAACTAAATAAAGAGATTTGGAGTAAAATTGCTGAGTGGCGGTTGGCATTGAAAAAGGCATGGGGTAATAGATCTGAGGAAGATAATTCCAAGTGGACTGAATGTTCCGAGGCATTGAAAGTGCAGATGCGTGACATCAATGATAAG ATTTTTCGGTATAATCTCATTGTGCCTTTCGGACGCCAGATGTTTGGGCTCAAATGGGAGAAAGAACTAGATCGATTGAACGAATGA